A part of Thermoflexus hugenholtzii JAD2 genomic DNA contains:
- the secG gene encoding preprotein translocase subunit SecG, translating to MATALNIAQILLAIALIAIILLQAGSSQLGGVFGLGDVGVPRKRRGLERTVFNLTIFLAVLFLVLAVVNVIVTGTPTG from the coding sequence GTGGCCACGGCGTTGAACATCGCGCAGATCCTGCTGGCGATCGCCCTGATCGCCATCATCCTGCTGCAGGCCGGCTCCTCGCAGCTGGGAGGGGTGTTCGGCCTGGGGGATGTGGGAGTGCCCCGGAAACGGCGGGGCCTGGAGCGCACCGTCTTCAACCTCACGATCTTCCTGGCCGTCCTCTTCCTGGTCCTGGCGGTGGTGAACGTGATCGTGACCGGCACCCCCACCGGCTGA
- a CDS encoding NUDIX domain-containing protein — MDPIAAEVPLESRRIYEGRILNMRVDQVRLPSGGTALREVVEYRGAVAVVPVLDDEHVVLVRQFRYAVGQISLEIPAGTLEPGEDPLTCARRELAEETGYQAARWERLGTIWPTPAYSTEEIVLFLARDLTPGPAHPEVDEVLQVVLMRWVDLWEAIEDGRLRDAKSIVALTWAARRLGRV; from the coding sequence ATGGATCCGATCGCTGCCGAGGTCCCGCTGGAGAGTCGGAGGATCTACGAGGGCCGGATCCTCAACATGCGGGTGGATCAGGTCCGCCTGCCCTCCGGGGGAACGGCGCTGCGGGAGGTGGTGGAGTATCGCGGCGCCGTCGCCGTCGTGCCGGTCCTGGACGACGAGCACGTGGTCCTGGTCCGCCAGTTCCGTTACGCGGTGGGTCAGATCTCGCTGGAGATCCCCGCCGGCACCCTGGAGCCGGGGGAAGATCCGCTGACGTGCGCCCGTCGGGAACTGGCGGAGGAGACCGGCTATCAGGCCGCCCGATGGGAGCGGCTGGGGACCATCTGGCCCACGCCTGCCTACAGCACCGAGGAGATCGTCCTCTTCCTCGCCCGCGATCTGACGCCGGGCCCGGCCCATCCGGAGGTCGATGAAGTGCTCCAGGTGGTCCTCATGCGCTGGGTGGATCTGTGGGAGGCCATCGAGGATGGACGCCTGCGGGACGCCAAGAGCATCGTGGCCCTGACCTGGGCGGCCCGCCGGCTGGGGAGGGTCTGA
- the moaA gene encoding GTP 3',8-cyclase MoaA — translation MVLDQFGRHIRYLRISLTDRCNLRCVYCMPEQMVFLPREELLTDDELIRLARLFAELGFDKIRLTGGEPTVRPHLVELVARMAALPGIREISMTTNGLRLKALAEPLARAGLKRVNVSLDTLDPEKFRRITRWGRLEDVWEGILAAESAGLTPIKLNAVVVRGYNDSDIVDLAALTLARPWQVRFIEVMPFADVAPFAQQAVVSTAEMIRVLEGEFGPLEPVGDGRLDGEARVYRIRGAAGTVGFISPVSEPFCAQCNRVRLTAEGRLRLCLLRDDEVDLRTPLRNGADDEELKALIRSAIWRKPWGHGLPEGVIPTARVMSQIGG, via the coding sequence ATGGTTCTGGATCAATTCGGCCGCCACATTCGATATCTCCGGATCTCTCTGACCGACCGCTGCAACCTCCGCTGTGTCTACTGCATGCCGGAGCAGATGGTCTTCCTCCCCCGAGAAGAGCTCCTCACCGATGACGAGCTGATCCGCCTGGCCCGCCTCTTCGCCGAGCTGGGCTTTGACAAGATCCGCCTCACCGGTGGAGAGCCCACCGTCCGCCCCCATCTGGTGGAGCTGGTCGCCCGGATGGCCGCCCTCCCCGGGATCCGGGAGATCTCCATGACCACCAACGGCCTGCGCCTTAAGGCCCTGGCCGAGCCCCTGGCCCGCGCCGGCCTGAAACGGGTCAACGTCAGCCTGGACACCCTGGACCCGGAGAAGTTCCGCCGCATCACCCGGTGGGGCCGACTGGAGGATGTGTGGGAAGGCATCCTCGCCGCCGAATCCGCCGGGCTCACCCCCATCAAACTCAACGCCGTGGTGGTCCGGGGCTATAACGATTCGGACATCGTCGACCTGGCCGCCCTCACCCTCGCCCGCCCCTGGCAGGTTCGCTTCATCGAGGTGATGCCCTTCGCCGACGTCGCCCCCTTCGCCCAGCAGGCGGTGGTTTCCACCGCCGAGATGATCCGCGTCCTGGAGGGCGAATTCGGGCCGCTGGAGCCGGTCGGCGACGGCCGTCTGGACGGCGAGGCCCGGGTGTATCGCATTCGGGGGGCGGCGGGGACGGTGGGGTTCATCAGCCCGGTCAGTGAGCCCTTCTGCGCCCAGTGTAACCGAGTCCGCCTGACGGCGGAGGGACGGCTCCGCCTGTGCCTCTTGCGGGATGATGAGGTGGACCTGCGGACGCCGCTTCGAAACGGCGCCGATGATGAGGAGCTGAAGGCCCTGATCCGGTCCGCCATCTGGCGCAAGCCCTGGGGCCACGGCCTCCCCGAAGGCGTCATCCCCACCGCCCGCGTGATGAGCCAAATCGGCGGGTAG
- a CDS encoding S1C family serine protease: MTTPEEEELDVYSRTVIRAVEQVGPAVVSIRPAGSPRRRPAVELMGSGFFITPDGYLLTNSHVIRPIRHPEITLIDGRTFPARVIGEDPVTDLAVLRVEHEGTFPAARLGDSSRLRLGQLVVAIGNPLGFQFTVSAGIISGLGRALQGPGGRIIEDIIQTDAALNPGNSGGPLVDSRGQVIGVCVATLLGAENIAFAIPSHTAEWVAALLIKEGRIRRAYLGLVVQVRPISWPSEAAGLEIVEVDRRGPAARAGLQEGDILIRVGGQPVRSLGELHRFLAHWPPGRPLEVQVLRHNQLRMFTLIPQEAPSLGS; this comes from the coding sequence ATGACAACGCCCGAAGAGGAAGAGCTGGACGTTTACTCGCGGACGGTGATCCGGGCGGTGGAGCAGGTGGGCCCGGCGGTGGTGAGCATCCGACCGGCGGGATCGCCCCGGCGCCGCCCCGCGGTCGAGCTGATGGGCTCCGGCTTCTTCATCACCCCGGACGGCTACCTCCTGACCAACAGCCACGTGATCCGCCCCATCCGCCATCCGGAGATCACCCTGATCGACGGCCGCACGTTCCCGGCGCGGGTGATCGGGGAGGACCCCGTCACCGATCTGGCCGTGTTGCGGGTGGAGCACGAGGGGACGTTCCCAGCAGCCCGGCTGGGGGATTCCTCGCGCCTGCGGCTGGGACAGCTGGTGGTCGCCATCGGCAATCCCCTGGGCTTCCAGTTCACGGTGTCCGCCGGGATCATCAGCGGCCTGGGCCGGGCGCTCCAGGGGCCTGGCGGGCGGATCATCGAGGACATCATCCAGACCGACGCGGCCCTCAACCCCGGCAACTCCGGCGGCCCCCTGGTGGACAGCCGGGGCCAGGTCATCGGCGTCTGCGTGGCCACCCTCCTCGGAGCGGAGAACATCGCCTTCGCCATCCCCAGCCACACCGCGGAATGGGTGGCGGCGCTGCTCATTAAAGAGGGGCGGATCCGTCGCGCTTACCTGGGGCTGGTGGTCCAGGTTCGCCCGATCTCCTGGCCTTCGGAGGCCGCAGGGCTGGAGATCGTGGAGGTGGACCGGAGGGGTCCCGCGGCCCGGGCCGGCCTCCAGGAAGGCGACATCCTGATCCGCGTGGGAGGACAACCGGTGAGGAGCCTGGGAGAGCTCCATCGCTTCCTGGCCCACTGGCCTCCCGGGAGGCCCCTTGAGGTTCAGGTGCTGCGCCACAACCAGCTTCGCATGTTCACCCTGATCCCCCAGGAGGCTCCCTCCCTTGGGTCCTGA
- the mtnP gene encoding S-methyl-5'-thioadenosine phosphorylase, translated as MAREPVKLAIIGGSGLYEMEALRDVEEVRISTPFGDPSDAIIVGTLEGRRVAFLPRHGRGHRISPSEINSRANIYALKTLGVERIVAVSACGSLREEFAPGHVVVPDQLIDATKGKRAYSFFGNGLVVHISMADPFCPHLSEYVYQAVKAVGGTVHKGGTFITIEGPRFSTKAESRVWRQWGADIIGMTAVPEAQLAREAEICYAAMAHVTDYDVWREAEEPVTAEMVIRRLAANVALAKEAIRVLARTLPEERPCACGSALQHAFATDLSLVPEPLKRDLAPILGKYLAPSA; from the coding sequence ATGGCGCGGGAGCCGGTGAAGCTGGCCATCATCGGGGGCAGCGGCCTCTATGAGATGGAAGCCCTGCGGGACGTGGAGGAGGTGCGGATCTCGACGCCCTTCGGGGATCCCAGCGACGCCATCATCGTCGGGACGCTGGAGGGACGGCGGGTGGCCTTCCTCCCCCGCCACGGGCGTGGCCATCGGATCTCCCCCAGCGAGATCAACAGCCGCGCCAACATCTACGCCCTGAAAACCCTTGGGGTGGAGCGGATCGTCGCCGTCAGCGCCTGCGGGAGCCTGCGCGAGGAGTTCGCCCCCGGCCACGTTGTGGTGCCCGATCAGCTCATCGACGCCACCAAGGGCAAGCGCGCCTACTCCTTCTTCGGCAACGGCCTGGTGGTCCACATCTCGATGGCCGATCCCTTCTGCCCTCACCTGAGCGAATACGTCTATCAAGCCGTGAAAGCGGTGGGGGGCACCGTGCACAAGGGGGGGACGTTCATCACCATCGAGGGGCCGCGGTTCTCCACGAAGGCGGAGAGCCGGGTGTGGCGCCAGTGGGGGGCGGACATCATCGGCATGACCGCGGTGCCGGAGGCCCAGCTGGCCCGGGAGGCGGAGATCTGCTACGCGGCCATGGCCCACGTGACCGATTACGACGTGTGGCGGGAGGCCGAGGAGCCGGTGACCGCGGAGATGGTGATCCGGCGCCTGGCGGCCAACGTGGCCCTGGCCAAGGAAGCCATCCGGGTCTTGGCCCGGACGCTCCCGGAGGAACGGCCGTGCGCTTGCGGCAGCGCCCTCCAGCACGCCTTCGCCACCGACCTCTCCCTCGTCCCCGAACCCCTTAAGCGGGATCTCGCCCCCATCCTGGGGAAGTATCTCGCCCCGTCCGCCTGA
- a CDS encoding VanW family protein, whose translation MAEQAASVRTPRAFPIFPAAVLLLILGLGLVTAGALEWIYAGRIWPGVFIGAVPVGGLTEAEAQARWQATLPDPQRPFLTLQGPGLQRTLSLTDLGASVDIPGTLEEAMRAGRGRGWLDVWDRLWIWWAGYGVAPRVVVELERLEAQIEALAAAIDRPPQDAALEIREGEVRVLPARAGIRLDRTATRARLLEALSALQPVTLALPVETVPPSLTEVEPARTQLAQWLEGPIRLFVPTDTFTVTLPLSATGPWELSPAELGRMIALERVEAPTPHLEARLEEERLQEWLSPIVQTLQVDPVDARFVFDEGSRRLIPIAPSRWGYRVDIPTTIARIRESLRGPTREVPIALTLIPPRYPETITAEELGITGRIAEAVTNFKGSPPPRVRNITLGAARMHGVIVPPGEVFSFNAHLGDVSVDAGFEEALIIYNGRTIRGVGGGLCQVSTTLFRAAFFGGFPIVERWPHAYRVGWYERTFGPGLDAAIFSPYADFKFRNDRETPILITAKVDPEAGTLTFTIYGADDGRRVIIEGPFVSNIVPHGPDIYEVDPTLPKGRVVQVDWAVDGADVLVKRRVERNGQILYEDRVFTRYQPWRAVFKVGTGEP comes from the coding sequence ATGGCCGAGCAGGCGGCCTCCGTTCGGACCCCACGCGCCTTCCCGATCTTCCCAGCCGCCGTCCTCCTGCTGATCCTCGGGCTGGGGCTGGTGACGGCGGGGGCGCTGGAGTGGATCTACGCCGGGCGGATCTGGCCCGGGGTGTTCATCGGCGCCGTGCCGGTGGGCGGGCTCACCGAAGCGGAGGCGCAGGCGCGCTGGCAGGCCACCCTGCCGGACCCCCAGCGTCCTTTCCTGACCCTCCAGGGCCCCGGGCTCCAGCGGACCCTCTCGCTGACGGACCTGGGCGCCTCTGTGGATATCCCGGGCACCCTGGAAGAGGCGATGCGGGCCGGCCGCGGCCGCGGATGGCTCGACGTCTGGGATCGCCTGTGGATCTGGTGGGCCGGATATGGGGTGGCGCCACGGGTGGTGGTGGAGCTCGAACGCCTGGAGGCGCAGATCGAGGCCCTGGCCGCCGCCATCGATCGCCCCCCTCAGGACGCCGCCCTGGAGATCCGGGAGGGAGAGGTCCGGGTGCTCCCCGCCCGGGCGGGGATCCGGCTGGATCGCACCGCCACGCGGGCGCGCCTGCTGGAGGCCCTCTCGGCATTGCAACCTGTGACGCTCGCCCTCCCGGTGGAGACCGTGCCCCCTTCCCTGACGGAGGTCGAGCCGGCGCGGACGCAGCTGGCGCAATGGCTGGAGGGGCCGATTCGCCTCTTCGTCCCGACGGACACGTTCACGGTCACGCTGCCCCTGAGCGCCACCGGCCCATGGGAGCTCTCCCCCGCCGAGCTGGGCCGCATGATCGCCCTGGAGCGGGTGGAGGCTCCTACGCCCCACCTGGAAGCCCGGCTGGAGGAGGAGCGCCTGCAGGAGTGGCTCTCGCCCATCGTGCAGACCCTGCAGGTGGACCCCGTGGACGCCCGCTTCGTTTTCGATGAAGGCTCGCGCCGCCTGATCCCCATCGCGCCCTCCCGCTGGGGATACCGAGTGGACATCCCCACGACCATCGCCCGCATCCGGGAGAGCCTCCGCGGGCCCACTCGAGAGGTCCCCATCGCCCTCACGCTGATCCCCCCGCGCTATCCGGAGACCATCACGGCGGAGGAGCTGGGGATCACCGGGCGGATCGCGGAGGCCGTCACGAACTTCAAAGGCTCCCCACCCCCTCGGGTGCGGAACATCACGTTGGGCGCCGCCCGCATGCACGGCGTGATCGTCCCCCCCGGCGAAGTGTTCTCCTTCAACGCCCACCTGGGGGATGTCAGTGTGGATGCCGGCTTTGAGGAGGCATTGATCATCTACAACGGGCGGACGATCCGAGGCGTGGGTGGGGGGCTCTGTCAGGTTTCCACCACTCTGTTCCGCGCCGCCTTCTTCGGGGGCTTTCCCATCGTGGAGCGCTGGCCTCACGCCTATCGGGTCGGCTGGTATGAGCGGACCTTCGGGCCCGGGCTGGACGCGGCCATCTTCAGCCCCTATGCCGATTTCAAGTTCCGCAACGATCGGGAGACCCCCATCCTGATCACGGCGAAGGTGGACCCCGAGGCGGGGACCCTCACCTTCACGATCTACGGGGCGGACGACGGCCGCCGGGTGATCATTGAGGGCCCCTTCGTCTCGAACATCGTCCCCCACGGGCCGGACATCTACGAGGTGGATCCCACCCTGCCGAAGGGCCGCGTCGTTCAGGTGGACTGGGCGGTGGACGGGGCCGACGTGCTGGTGAAGCGCCGGGTGGAGCGGAACGGCCAGATCCTCTATGAGGACCGGGTGTTCACCCGCTACCAGCCCTGGCGGGCGGTCTTCAAGGTCGGCACTGGGGAGCCGTGA
- a CDS encoding peptide ABC transporter substrate-binding protein yields the protein MATRPRDPTLARGLYFPLILLTLTALGLGTMMLSLILRAGVETVPARGGHYTEAIGGPITTLNPLQVQPGDPEAELTRLIFNGLVQLNEQGLPVGDLAQRWEVSEDGLRYTFYLRPNVRWHDGAPFTVEDVLFTVRLLQSEELPGPPERARLWQSIEVIPVNSLTVQFRLPEPLALFPDLLTFGILPAHRLRDVPPAQLNTHPFHLNPIGTGPYRVETVRVEEGRIQQIVLSANPQYFRGPPLLERLEFRIFPDTRTALQAYRAGEVQGIARIFPTDLDQVRALPSLNLFSAVLSSYEVILLNHASPLFREAEVRQALWLALDRQRLIDRFLAGQGVVADSPIPPGNWARHPQLSPVPYDPAKARALLEARGWVIPEGGTIRQKGDQVLRFRLAASADGFHEVLAQEIARQWEEIGVKVDVDPIPGDLVGQVLAPRQFDAALVEIMVPGDPDPYPFWHETQVETGQNYGRFRDRDISEVIEEARRVFDIARRRELYWRFQELFQKKVPAILLYYPVYTFAVDERISGIQVGALLNTPADRLDGITGWYTLVRRRIIVR from the coding sequence ATGGCCACCCGTCCACGTGATCCCACCCTGGCGCGCGGGCTCTACTTCCCCCTGATCCTGCTGACCCTCACCGCCCTCGGCCTGGGGACGATGATGCTCTCCCTCATCCTGCGGGCGGGCGTGGAGACGGTCCCGGCCCGCGGGGGGCATTACACGGAGGCGATCGGGGGCCCGATCACCACCCTGAACCCCCTTCAGGTCCAGCCCGGGGATCCTGAAGCCGAGCTCACGCGCCTGATCTTCAACGGCCTGGTCCAGCTGAACGAGCAAGGGCTTCCGGTGGGCGATCTGGCCCAGCGCTGGGAGGTCTCCGAGGATGGCCTGCGCTACACGTTCTACCTGCGCCCGAACGTTCGCTGGCACGACGGGGCTCCTTTCACGGTGGAGGACGTGCTCTTCACGGTGCGCCTGCTCCAGTCCGAGGAGCTGCCCGGTCCGCCGGAACGGGCCCGCCTCTGGCAGTCTATCGAGGTCATCCCGGTCAACAGCCTGACGGTGCAGTTCCGGCTGCCGGAGCCTCTGGCGCTCTTCCCTGATCTGCTGACCTTCGGGATCCTGCCGGCCCATCGCCTCCGCGATGTCCCGCCGGCCCAGCTGAACACCCATCCCTTCCACCTGAACCCCATCGGCACCGGGCCATATCGGGTGGAGACTGTCCGCGTCGAGGAGGGGCGGATCCAGCAGATCGTCCTCTCCGCCAACCCCCAGTATTTCCGGGGCCCGCCGCTGCTCGAGCGCCTCGAGTTCCGGATCTTCCCGGACACCCGCACAGCCCTCCAGGCCTACCGGGCGGGGGAGGTGCAGGGCATCGCCCGGATCTTCCCCACGGACCTAGATCAGGTCCGCGCCCTGCCCTCGCTGAACCTGTTCTCCGCCGTGCTCTCCAGTTACGAGGTCATCCTGCTGAACCACGCTTCTCCCCTCTTCCGGGAGGCCGAGGTGCGACAGGCCCTCTGGCTGGCCCTGGATCGCCAGCGGCTGATCGATCGGTTCCTGGCCGGCCAGGGCGTCGTGGCGGACAGCCCGATCCCGCCGGGGAACTGGGCGCGCCATCCCCAGCTGTCGCCGGTCCCTTATGATCCGGCGAAGGCGCGGGCCCTTCTGGAAGCACGGGGATGGGTGATCCCGGAGGGCGGGACGATCCGGCAGAAGGGGGATCAGGTGCTTCGGTTCCGCCTCGCCGCGAGCGCAGATGGCTTCCATGAGGTGCTGGCCCAGGAGATCGCTCGACAGTGGGAGGAGATCGGGGTGAAGGTGGACGTCGATCCCATCCCCGGGGATCTGGTGGGACAGGTGCTGGCCCCTCGCCAGTTCGACGCGGCCCTGGTGGAGATCATGGTCCCTGGGGATCCAGACCCTTACCCGTTCTGGCACGAGACGCAGGTGGAAACCGGGCAGAACTACGGGAGGTTCCGGGATCGGGACATCAGCGAGGTGATCGAGGAGGCCCGCCGGGTCTTTGACATCGCCCGCCGGAGGGAGCTCTACTGGCGCTTTCAGGAGCTCTTCCAGAAGAAGGTGCCGGCCATCCTGCTCTACTATCCGGTTTACACGTTCGCGGTGGACGAGCGGATCTCCGGGATCCAGGTAGGGGCGTTGTTGAACACCCCGGCGGACCGCCTGGATGGGATCACCGGATGGTATACTCTGGTCCGGCGGCGGATCATCGTGCGATAG
- a CDS encoding LysM peptidoglycan-binding domain-containing protein yields the protein MVGKRMRRALPWLGLATLVALTACRPTRSRSGPVPTATPPELLFGAPTATATAAPAMPPTPTLLPVTPIMPEGAPTPTPFFSPLPPPTPVAPAPTAAPPAQVTHVVQPGETLFRIALRYGTTVEAIARANNLINPDFIVPGQRLVIPVSAPAAGTPTGGERVYIVQPGDNLFRIGLKFNMLWTVIAARNGITNPNAIYPGQRLIIPSP from the coding sequence ATGGTTGGAAAGCGTATGCGTCGTGCTTTGCCCTGGCTGGGCCTGGCGACGCTGGTGGCCCTGACCGCGTGCCGCCCCACGCGCTCCCGCTCCGGCCCCGTGCCCACGGCGACCCCTCCGGAGCTGCTCTTCGGCGCGCCGACGGCGACCGCGACGGCCGCGCCCGCAATGCCGCCCACGCCGACGCTCCTGCCGGTCACCCCCATCATGCCCGAAGGTGCCCCCACGCCCACACCCTTCTTCTCCCCGCTTCCTCCGCCCACGCCGGTCGCTCCGGCCCCCACCGCCGCGCCGCCCGCCCAGGTGACCCACGTGGTCCAGCCAGGGGAGACATTGTTCCGCATCGCCCTCCGCTATGGGACCACGGTAGAGGCCATCGCCCGGGCGAACAACCTGATCAACCCAGACTTCATCGTGCCCGGTCAGCGGCTGGTGATCCCGGTCTCCGCGCCGGCTGCCGGGACGCCCACCGGGGGCGAGCGGGTTTACATCGTCCAGCCCGGGGATAACCTGTTCCGCATCGGGCTGAAGTTCAACATGCTGTGGACGGTGATCGCCGCCCGGAACGGGATCACCAACCCGAACGCGATCTACCCCGGCCAGCGGCTGATCATCCCCAGCCCCTAA
- a CDS encoding protein kinase domain-containing protein — protein sequence MAENLFAGRYRILGTLGRGGFAVVYRAFDTVLQRPVAVKVLRDDRLRDPELRRQLEAEARLLANLSHPNLVTVYDFGWENEQPYFVMEYVDGWDLKTLIRHGAPLALDRALELFLQICAAVGYAHRNHIVHGDLKPQNILVSRSGEVKVADFGIAAVLWSRDPDRTTWATPQYLSPEQAAGGPPTPASDVYSLGLILYEMLTGRLPFEAGTPAELIQAHLTQRPPSPKVFNPALPEDVAAIILTCLEKEPARRYRNADQLAQVLLRRHPAAAPAPPPEPAREATTRPIPPAPALPEERDWVLWLLGVLAALALLGLIPLWIMVYRAYLGSPSGLPTPTPPPTIVPTVQVPDLRGLAVAEAQARAAGLGLGFTVVREVEDPQRPAGVVIEQEPPPGASLHPGEPIRVTINRGGPTFPVVNVIGYTLDDNILNGLRSYGWDVRVERVWSPEPPGRILEQTPPPGALLGVGQPLTLTVSAGTRVEIGANFANWVMLDAVDLPQRTFRPGEVVAATLEWRSLQRVDQPLVIFVHLIGPNGQLIAQRDAQPNPPIPAWQPGQIVRDPLALPIPGNAPPGTYQLRTGLYPEGNPAARVIVLSPGYSSAVNNSLLISELIVRP from the coding sequence ATGGCGGAGAACCTGTTCGCCGGAAGGTATCGCATCCTGGGCACGCTGGGCCGCGGCGGGTTCGCGGTGGTCTACCGCGCCTTCGACACCGTCCTCCAGCGCCCGGTGGCCGTGAAGGTCCTCCGCGACGATCGCCTGCGGGATCCAGAGCTGCGCCGGCAGCTGGAGGCGGAAGCCCGCCTCCTGGCCAACCTCTCCCACCCCAACCTGGTGACCGTCTACGATTTCGGCTGGGAGAATGAGCAGCCCTACTTTGTGATGGAATATGTGGACGGATGGGACCTCAAGACCCTCATCCGGCACGGGGCGCCCTTGGCCCTGGACCGCGCTCTGGAGCTGTTCCTGCAGATCTGCGCCGCCGTGGGCTATGCCCACCGCAACCACATCGTCCACGGCGACCTCAAGCCCCAGAACATCCTGGTCTCCCGCTCCGGAGAGGTGAAGGTGGCGGACTTCGGGATCGCCGCTGTCCTGTGGTCCCGGGATCCCGATCGCACCACCTGGGCGACCCCGCAGTATCTTTCCCCAGAGCAGGCGGCCGGCGGCCCTCCCACGCCGGCCTCCGATGTGTATAGCCTGGGGCTCATCCTCTATGAGATGCTGACGGGCCGTCTGCCCTTCGAGGCCGGCACGCCGGCGGAGCTGATCCAGGCCCACCTGACGCAGCGGCCGCCTTCCCCCAAGGTCTTCAACCCGGCCTTACCGGAAGATGTGGCTGCGATCATCCTAACGTGCCTAGAGAAGGAGCCCGCCCGGCGCTATCGCAACGCGGACCAGCTGGCCCAGGTGCTCCTCCGCCGTCATCCGGCCGCCGCGCCGGCCCCTCCTCCGGAGCCAGCCCGGGAGGCGACCACCCGGCCGATCCCCCCGGCGCCCGCCTTGCCGGAGGAGCGGGACTGGGTGCTCTGGCTCCTGGGGGTGCTGGCGGCCCTGGCCCTGCTGGGCCTGATCCCCCTCTGGATCATGGTCTACCGGGCCTACCTGGGCAGCCCCTCCGGCCTTCCCACGCCCACCCCGCCCCCCACCATCGTCCCCACGGTTCAGGTCCCTGACCTGCGGGGGTTGGCCGTGGCGGAGGCGCAGGCCCGCGCCGCCGGGCTCGGCCTGGGGTTCACCGTCGTCCGGGAGGTGGAGGATCCCCAGCGGCCGGCCGGCGTGGTGATCGAGCAGGAGCCTCCCCCCGGGGCGAGCCTCCATCCCGGGGAGCCGATCCGGGTCACCATCAACCGGGGCGGCCCGACTTTCCCGGTGGTTAACGTGATCGGCTATACGCTGGACGACAACATCCTGAATGGCCTGCGCTCATATGGATGGGATGTGCGGGTGGAGCGGGTGTGGAGCCCGGAGCCGCCCGGGCGGATCCTGGAGCAGACGCCGCCGCCGGGGGCCTTGCTGGGGGTGGGCCAGCCCCTCACCCTCACCGTCAGCGCCGGGACGCGGGTGGAGATCGGGGCCAACTTCGCCAACTGGGTGATGCTGGACGCCGTGGATCTGCCGCAACGGACGTTCCGGCCTGGGGAAGTGGTGGCGGCGACGCTGGAGTGGCGCTCCCTGCAGCGGGTGGATCAGCCCCTGGTGATCTTCGTCCACCTCATCGGCCCGAACGGCCAGCTCATCGCCCAGCGGGACGCCCAGCCCAACCCGCCGATCCCGGCCTGGCAGCCCGGGCAGATCGTCCGCGATCCCCTGGCCCTGCCCATCCCAGGGAACGCCCCGCCCGGGACCTATCAGCTGCGCACCGGGCTTTACCCGGAGGGCAACCCGGCGGCCCGCGTCATCGTCCTCAGCCCGGGCTACTCCAGCGCGGTGAACAACAGCCTCCTGATCAGCGAGCTGATCGTCCGCCCGTGA
- a CDS encoding MFS transporter — MRRLRRFDRNVRLFLIALALHGFSSAIYGLWFNLHVLEGGGSRELLGLLNALPSALALGIGLPAGRWIDRIGRRPAMLLGVLLMGLGTVGVGLGTGPWPLGLGVGLIGVGYNLFVIAHAPFLAENASEAERAALFALSSAVLFWAGFAGELAGGALPDLFRVLGLVGPTPYAGPILFTALIDFASLGPLLAIREAPRAPMAARPMRGQGRPLRAPVFHMAVPNFLMGIGAALSIPFLNVYFHERYGLPDEILGALFALASALTGLATLLAPALARGIGRIPTVALTQGLSVIFLIGMALTDQTPLAALAMILRGALMNMASPLFTEFCMEQTPPAERATVSSILNLTWEAGWMIGATLSGLLQARYGLTAMLLGTAALYGLGTLHQYLAFAPRDRAPAPQPAPALRRPAG; from the coding sequence ATGCGCAGGCTTCGACGTTTCGACCGGAACGTTCGTCTCTTCCTGATCGCCCTGGCCCTGCATGGGTTCAGCAGCGCCATCTATGGCCTCTGGTTTAACCTGCACGTGCTGGAGGGGGGCGGATCCCGGGAGCTCCTGGGTCTGCTGAACGCCCTGCCCTCCGCGCTGGCTTTGGGGATCGGCCTGCCGGCGGGCCGGTGGATCGATCGGATCGGCCGTCGGCCGGCGATGCTCCTGGGCGTCCTCCTGATGGGCCTGGGCACCGTCGGGGTGGGCCTGGGGACGGGCCCCTGGCCCCTCGGGCTGGGCGTGGGCTTGATCGGGGTAGGATACAACCTGTTCGTGATCGCCCATGCGCCGTTCCTGGCGGAGAACGCCTCCGAGGCGGAACGGGCGGCCCTCTTCGCCCTCTCCTCGGCGGTCCTGTTCTGGGCCGGCTTCGCAGGTGAGCTGGCAGGGGGCGCGTTGCCGGATCTCTTCCGGGTGCTCGGGTTGGTGGGGCCGACGCCCTACGCCGGTCCCATCCTGTTCACCGCCCTCATCGACTTCGCCTCCCTGGGGCCGCTGCTCGCTATCCGAGAGGCCCCTCGCGCTCCGATGGCCGCCAGGCCGATGCGCGGCCAGGGGCGACCCCTGCGCGCGCCGGTTTTCCACATGGCGGTCCCGAACTTCCTGATGGGGATCGGGGCGGCTCTCAGCATCCCCTTCCTCAACGTCTATTTCCATGAGCGTTACGGGCTGCCGGATGAGATCCTGGGCGCGCTCTTCGCCCTGGCCTCCGCCCTTACCGGGCTGGCTACGTTGCTGGCCCCGGCCCTGGCTCGTGGGATCGGGCGCATCCCGACTGTGGCTCTCACCCAGGGGCTGTCGGTGATCTTCCTGATCGGGATGGCCCTCACGGATCAGACGCCGCTGGCCGCCCTGGCGATGATCCTGCGCGGGGCGCTGATGAACATGGCTTCTCCGCTCTTCACCGAGTTTTGCATGGAGCAGACCCCTCCGGCCGAGCGGGCGACGGTGAGCAGCATCCTGAACCTGACCTGGGAGGCCGGCTGGATGATCGGGGCCACCCTCTCCGGGCTCCTGCAGGCCCGCTACGGCCTGACCGCGATGCTCCTCGGCACCGCCGCGCTGTATGGGCTGGGGACCCTCCATCAGTATCTGGCCTTCGCCCCTCGGGATCGCGCCCCAGCTCCCCAACCCGCTCCGGCTCTCCGACGCCCGGCCGGGTGA